In the Sediminibacter sp. Hel_I_10 genome, one interval contains:
- a CDS encoding TlpA disulfide reductase family protein, whose translation MMKKLYLFLAIGILLYACKTDTKPAIDGYRVIGEAPGIYNGIRVYLNTVAANGRTVTKDTAIVMDEKFKFEGQLKSPEMVMLSVNSVKGSFPFILEQQEITFKINKEQIEQSEISGTEANTAMMDYNAKIDKIASELADTRKKFKLAKQKSPEKEALSYKIIESNKQRDDYPFEFLKTHDDNYFSLILVDKLIKERKKDIDRIAEGFNGLSKDLKTSTLGKEVQSKIDVTKLEMAALTATEIGQKAPNFKAPSTDGSTLELEEILGKVTIVDFWASWCGPCRRENPNVVRVYENYHDKGLEIISVSLDGSNRQKDPKAAWIKAIKDDNLNWHHVSNLNYFNDPVAKAYNIRSIPATYILDEDGKIIAKNLRGNDLENKIAQLLN comes from the coding sequence ATGATGAAAAAACTCTATTTATTCCTTGCTATTGGCATTTTATTATATGCGTGTAAAACTGATACTAAGCCCGCTATTGATGGCTATAGGGTTATTGGTGAAGCACCAGGAATTTATAATGGGATCAGGGTTTATCTAAATACCGTTGCCGCCAATGGACGAACGGTTACCAAAGACACCGCCATTGTGATGGATGAAAAATTTAAGTTTGAAGGCCAACTGAAATCTCCTGAAATGGTAATGCTATCAGTCAATAGCGTTAAAGGCAGTTTTCCGTTTATTTTAGAACAACAGGAAATTACATTTAAAATCAATAAAGAACAGATTGAGCAATCTGAAATCTCTGGAACAGAGGCCAATACTGCCATGATGGATTATAATGCGAAGATTGACAAAATCGCTTCGGAATTAGCAGACACACGTAAAAAATTCAAATTAGCGAAACAGAAATCTCCGGAAAAGGAAGCGCTCTCTTACAAAATCATAGAAAGTAACAAACAAAGGGATGACTATCCTTTTGAATTTTTGAAGACACATGACGACAATTATTTCTCACTCATCTTGGTCGATAAATTAATCAAAGAACGCAAAAAGGATATTGATAGAATTGCAGAAGGTTTTAATGGATTGAGCAAAGATCTTAAAACGTCAACACTTGGAAAGGAAGTGCAGTCAAAAATAGACGTCACAAAATTGGAAATGGCTGCGCTAACTGCTACGGAAATTGGTCAAAAAGCACCTAATTTTAAAGCACCTTCTACTGATGGCTCTACACTAGAATTGGAAGAAATTTTAGGTAAGGTGACCATCGTTGATTTTTGGGCATCTTGGTGCGGACCATGCCGACGCGAAAACCCTAATGTGGTAAGAGTTTATGAAAACTATCACGATAAAGGCTTAGAAATTATTAGTGTATCCTTAGATGGCAGTAACCGTCAAAAAGACCCTAAAGCCGCTTGGATTAAGGCGATTAAAGATGATAATTTGAATTGGCATCACGTCTCAAACCTTAACTACTTTAATGATCCTGTTGCTAAAGCTTATAATATTAGATCTATACCCGCCACTTATATTTTAGATGAAGATGGTAAAATAATAGCCAAGAATTTAAGAGGAAACGATCTTGAGAACAAAATAGCGCAGTTATTAAATTAA
- a CDS encoding rhomboid family intramembrane serine protease has protein sequence MGNISLVTIIIIAANALISYKGFNDYTFFERYKFNVGSITRGEQFRMFSSGFLHADMQHLLFNMLTLFFFADRVIFYVGNFNFIVIYIASLVLGSLLSLYFHKNEYHYSAVGASGAVTGILYSAILLDPNMSLYLFFIPIPIPAYIFGIGYLLYSIYGMKNRVGNIGHDAHFGGAIGGFVITLIMMPSLFQTDLLMVILLAIPILILFVMHKTGKL, from the coding sequence ATGGGTAATATAAGTTTAGTAACCATCATTATAATCGCTGCAAACGCATTGATTTCTTATAAAGGTTTTAATGATTATACTTTTTTTGAGCGCTATAAATTCAATGTGGGCAGTATCACTAGAGGAGAGCAATTTAGAATGTTTAGCTCAGGGTTTTTGCATGCAGATATGCAGCATTTATTATTCAACATGCTCACCTTGTTCTTCTTTGCAGATCGTGTGATTTTTTATGTGGGCAACTTTAACTTTATTGTGATTTACATTGCCAGCCTTGTGTTGGGAAGTTTATTGTCTTTGTATTTTCATAAAAACGAATACCACTACAGCGCCGTTGGTGCAAGTGGAGCCGTAACAGGCATATTGTACTCGGCCATCTTGTTGGATCCAAACATGAGCCTATATCTATTTTTTATTCCAATTCCCATACCTGCTTATATCTTTGGCATAGGATATCTCTTATATTCTATTTATGGGATGAAGAATCGCGTAGGTAATATTGGGCATGATGCGCACTTTGGTGGTGCCATTGGTGGTTTTGTAATTACCCTGATTATGATGCCGTCTTTATTTCAAACAGATTTGTTGATGGTGATATTACTGGCCATCCCAATCCTCATTCTTTTTGTGATGCACAAAACAGGAAAGTTATAA
- the mnmE gene encoding tRNA uridine-5-carboxymethylaminomethyl(34) synthesis GTPase MnmE, which yields MIYNDTIIALATASGNGAIAVLRLSGAEAIDLANAHFRSIHSGKSLKTQKSHTVHLGHVLDDQRIIDEVLVTLFKNPHSYTGEDVVEISCHGSTYIQQEILQLFLRKGCRMANAGEFTLRAFLNGKLDLSQAEAVADLIASDNEASHQVAMQQMRGGFSSEIAKLREELLNFASLIELELDFAEEDVEFADRTQFKQLVDRITFVLKRLIDSFAVGNVIKNGIPVAIVGEPNVGKSTLLNALLNEERAIVSEIAGTTRDTIEDEISIGGMGFRFIDTAGIRETEDVVESIGIKKTFEKIAQSQVAIYLFDATEFADKGERFKVELEKIKNKYPLKPLLVLANKIDKLSETERENLEVALSAIEGSQHIMISAKTGDGVEQLTDSLLNLINTGALRNNETIVTNSRHYDALLKAFEEIQKVKEGLETELSGDLLAIDIRQALYHFGEITGEITNDDLLGNIFANFCIGK from the coding sequence ATGATTTACAACGATACGATCATCGCCCTTGCAACCGCGTCTGGAAATGGTGCTATTGCCGTGTTAAGACTCTCTGGAGCAGAAGCTATTGACTTGGCAAATGCTCATTTTAGATCGATTCATAGCGGTAAATCACTTAAAACCCAAAAATCACATACGGTTCATTTAGGGCATGTTTTGGATGACCAAAGAATCATTGATGAGGTGTTGGTGACGTTGTTTAAAAATCCACACTCGTATACAGGTGAAGATGTTGTGGAAATTTCCTGTCATGGGAGTACTTATATTCAACAGGAAATTCTTCAATTATTTCTTCGGAAAGGCTGCCGTATGGCCAACGCAGGAGAATTTACCTTAAGAGCATTTTTAAACGGAAAATTAGATTTGTCTCAAGCTGAGGCGGTGGCCGATTTGATAGCCAGTGATAACGAGGCGTCCCATCAAGTGGCGATGCAGCAAATGCGTGGCGGCTTCTCTTCGGAAATTGCAAAACTTAGAGAAGAGCTCTTAAATTTTGCCTCTCTGATAGAGTTGGAGTTGGATTTTGCAGAAGAAGACGTTGAGTTTGCCGATCGTACACAATTTAAGCAGCTGGTAGACCGCATCACCTTTGTGTTAAAACGATTGATCGATTCTTTTGCCGTTGGGAACGTGATTAAAAACGGTATCCCTGTGGCCATTGTTGGAGAGCCCAATGTGGGCAAATCTACTTTATTAAATGCCTTGCTCAATGAAGAACGTGCTATTGTTTCTGAAATTGCCGGAACCACCAGAGATACTATAGAAGATGAAATTTCGATAGGCGGGATGGGCTTTCGATTTATTGATACCGCAGGCATAAGAGAAACAGAAGATGTTGTAGAATCCATTGGGATTAAAAAGACCTTCGAAAAAATAGCCCAATCGCAAGTGGCGATTTACCTTTTTGATGCTACCGAATTTGCAGATAAAGGCGAACGATTTAAAGTAGAGTTAGAGAAAATAAAGAATAAATACCCGCTGAAACCCTTATTGGTGCTTGCCAATAAAATTGATAAGTTGTCTGAGACTGAGCGCGAAAATTTAGAAGTGGCCTTAAGCGCTATTGAGGGCTCGCAACATATCATGATTTCCGCCAAAACGGGCGATGGGGTAGAACAACTTACCGATTCGCTTCTCAACCTGATCAATACTGGTGCCTTGCGTAACAATGAAACCATTGTGACCAATTCTCGCCACTATGATGCGCTTTTAAAGGCCTTTGAAGAAATTCAGAAAGTAAAAGAAGGATTGGAAACAGAGCTTTCGGGAGATTTATTGGCCATTGATATCCGTCAGGCTTTATATCATTTTGGTGAAATCACAGGGGAGATTACCAATGACGATTTACTGGGTAATATTTTTGCTAATTTTTGTATTGGGAAGTAA